From the Musa acuminata AAA Group cultivar baxijiao chromosome BXJ1-2, Cavendish_Baxijiao_AAA, whole genome shotgun sequence genome, one window contains:
- the LOC135595059 gene encoding peptidyl-prolyl cis-trans isomerase CYP22-like, whose amino-acid sequence MASGGAATNNNNNSVVVAAAAAAATPTVAVEWHLRPPNPKNPIVFFDVTIGSIPAGRIKMELFADIVPKTAENFRQFCTGEYRKANLPIGYKGCQFHRIIKDFMIQAGDFLKGDGSGCVSIYGSKFEDENFIAKHTGPGLLSMANSGANTNGCQFFITCAKCDWLDNKHVVFGRVLGEGLLVVRKIENVATGPNNRPKLACLVSECGEM is encoded by the exons ATGGCTTCCGGCGGCGCTGCaacgaacaacaacaacaatagcgTCGTGGTCgcggctgccgctgccgctgcaacACCGACGGTGGCGGTGGAGTGGCACCTGAGGCCTCCCAACCCGAAGAACCCCATCGTCTTCTTCGACGTCACAATCGGGTCCATCCCCGCCGGCCGCATCAAGATGGAGCTCTTCGCCGACATCGTCCCCAAGACCGCTGAAAACTTTAG GCAGTTCTGCACTGGAGAATACAG AAAGGCGAACTTACCAATTGGTTACAAGGGATGCCAGTTCCATCGCATAATTAAGGACTTCATGATTCAGGCAGGTGATTTTCTGAAG GGTGATGGAAGTGGATGTGTAAGTATCTATGGGAGCAAGTTTGAGGATGAAAATTTTATAGCAAAGCATACTGGTCCTGGCCTACTATCTATG GCAAATAGTGGAGCAAACACTAATGGTTGTCAG TTCTTTATTACATGTGCAAAATGTGATTGGCTAGACAATAAGCATGTAGTCTTCGGG AGGGTTCTGGGAGAAGGTCTCTTGGTTGTTAGGAAGATCGAGAATGTTGCTACTGGACCAAACAATCGTCCAAAGCTCGCGTGCCTCGTATCTGAATGTGGAGAGATGTAG
- the LOC135582840 gene encoding F-box protein At2g32560-like isoform X1 produces the protein MSKASPPVKFLPPWAYEMGLLLALICRELLCSLIDLMKNCCRVSTSVSFKKASTSRKKSDPRSEGSEERTAERGTNILNLPELTLDCILEKLSPKELVTVACVCSCLRDRCRSDHLWESHMRKKWGRLLGEAARRAWESYAASRKHALGSATLVQHTKPKNWMGYLFSRSNSDADRRLNIVNNTSPADVTMSCYSALESGRLWVPAQICNRENGNVGFVLSCYDAELRYDRHSDTFYARYYPHGSKAVQEEEGVSWNRVRVPPVDISPHEIHVSECLSELSPGDHIEVQWRRSQKFPCGWWYGVIGHLDSCDGDEQRCLCNLSDTIILEFKQYPPGSRWRRATVSRKNHEEGKGNETTGFYGGIRKLHCKDEICMWLRHWPEESL, from the exons ATGTCCAAGGCCTCACCCCCTGTCAAGTTCCTCCCTCCATGGGCGTATGAAATGGGACTGTTACTTGCGCTCATCTGTCGAGAACTTTTGTGCTCGCTGATCGATTTGATGAAGAATTGCTGTAGAGTTAGCACTAGTGTTTCTTTCAAGAAGGCCAGCACGAGCAGGAAGAAGAGTGATCCAAGAAGTGAAGGTTCAGAGGAGAGGACGGCGGAGAGGGGGACGAATATCCTGAATCTGCCTGAGTTGACTCTGGACTGCATTCTGGAGAAGCTCTCGCCGAAGGAGCTGGTGACGGTGGCGTGCGTTTGTAGTTGCCTGAGGGACAGGTGCAGGAGCGATCATCTCTGGGAAAGCCACATGAGGAAAAAATGGGGTCGGTTGCTGGGCGAAGCGGCACGAAGGGCGTGGGAGTCCTATGCAGCTTCGAGGAAGCACGCTTTGGGTTCTGCAACTCTCGTCCAACACACGAAGCCCAAGAACTGGATGGGATACCTCTTCTCCAGGTCCAACTCGGATGCAGATAGAAGGCTTAACATCGTCAATAACACTTCGCCGGCAGATGTGACAATGAGTTGCTATTCAGCACTGGAGAGTGGCAGACTTTGGGTACCTGCACAGATTTGCAACAGAGAG AATGGAAATGTGGGGTTTGTGCTGTCTTGCTACGATGCTGAGCTTAGATATGATCGCCATTCTGACACTTTCTACGCAAG GTATTATCCACATGGGAGCAAAGCTGTACAGGAGGAGGAAGGGGTTTCGTGGAACAGAGTAAGGGTTCCTCCTGTGGATATCTCTCCCCATGAAATCCATGTCTCTGAGTGCTTAAGTGAATTGAGCCCAGGAGATCACATTGAGGTccaatggaggaggagccaaaagTTCCCTTGTG GTTGGTGGTACGGAGTCATTGGTCATCTGGACTCGTGCGATGGTGATGAGCAGCGTTGCCTTTGTAATCTAAGTG ATACGATCATACTAGAATTCAAACAATACCCACCTGGATCAAGATGGAGGCGGGCAACAgtgagcaggaagaatcatgaagAAGGGAAAGGGAATGAAACGACCGGTTTCTACGGAGGGATCAGGAAACTCCATTGCAAGGATGAAATATGCATGTGGTTGCGGCATTGGCCTGAAGAATCCTTATGA
- the LOC135582840 gene encoding F-box protein At2g32560-like isoform X2, which produces MSKASPPVKFLPPWAYEMGLLLALICRELLCSLIDLMKNCCRVSTSVSFKKASTSRKKSDPRSEGSEERTAERGTNILNLPELTLDCILEKLSPKELVTVACVCSCLRDRCRSDHLWESHMRKKWGRLLGEAARRAWESYAASRKHALGSATLVQHTKPKNWMGYLFSRSNSDADRRLNIVNNTSPADVTMSCYSALESGRLWVPAQICNRENGNVGFVLSCYDAELRYDRHSDTFYARYYPHGSKAVQEEEGVSWNREITLRSNGGGAKSSLVVGGTESLVIWTRAMVMSSVAFVI; this is translated from the exons ATGTCCAAGGCCTCACCCCCTGTCAAGTTCCTCCCTCCATGGGCGTATGAAATGGGACTGTTACTTGCGCTCATCTGTCGAGAACTTTTGTGCTCGCTGATCGATTTGATGAAGAATTGCTGTAGAGTTAGCACTAGTGTTTCTTTCAAGAAGGCCAGCACGAGCAGGAAGAAGAGTGATCCAAGAAGTGAAGGTTCAGAGGAGAGGACGGCGGAGAGGGGGACGAATATCCTGAATCTGCCTGAGTTGACTCTGGACTGCATTCTGGAGAAGCTCTCGCCGAAGGAGCTGGTGACGGTGGCGTGCGTTTGTAGTTGCCTGAGGGACAGGTGCAGGAGCGATCATCTCTGGGAAAGCCACATGAGGAAAAAATGGGGTCGGTTGCTGGGCGAAGCGGCACGAAGGGCGTGGGAGTCCTATGCAGCTTCGAGGAAGCACGCTTTGGGTTCTGCAACTCTCGTCCAACACACGAAGCCCAAGAACTGGATGGGATACCTCTTCTCCAGGTCCAACTCGGATGCAGATAGAAGGCTTAACATCGTCAATAACACTTCGCCGGCAGATGTGACAATGAGTTGCTATTCAGCACTGGAGAGTGGCAGACTTTGGGTACCTGCACAGATTTGCAACAGAGAG AATGGAAATGTGGGGTTTGTGCTGTCTTGCTACGATGCTGAGCTTAGATATGATCGCCATTCTGACACTTTCTACGCAAG GTATTATCCACATGGGAGCAAAGCTGTACAGGAGGAGGAAGGGGTTTCGTGGAACAGA GAGATCACATTGAGGTccaatggaggaggagccaaaagTTCCCTTGTG GTTGGTGGTACGGAGTCATTGGTCATCTGGACTCGTGCGATGGTGATGAGCAGCGTTGCCTTTGTAATCTAA